A genome region from Streptomyces sp. S4.7 includes the following:
- a CDS encoding GGDEF domain-containing phosphodiesterase: MIPAEVPDEAAEPDGLEDRLRRFATIWSRAIFPATATSLTRPEFEQHLLPLARRLRDALHDKIFDAAPAHGVGAALVAVHCTDPETLAGSLGVVDAYLVLYCGASADPADELAAEELRARCARLQHALAAGFALALRERTLTEQEAIARSALTARGVAEDALHATEARFRAVFEGAAIGIGIADLDGHVLEVNNTLTQMLGGLEHHVRSRNVSEWVHPDDGPQVWRMHGELVRGERESFRTEKPFFRNDGTVLWTNLTVSLLRDVDGEPQYQLALLEDTTERRLLNLRLRYEATHDALTGLPNRTLFFERLEKALTPARETPKEPVGETVKATPTPTRFGLCYLDLDGFKAINDSLGHSAGDRMLVEVADRLQSCATAPGEMVARLGGDEFVALTTGPDSVREVNDLASRILGALATPISLDGREFTVRGSIGIVEGESGEFTAAEVLRSADITMYRAKSAGGNRFEHADAEADARAITRHGLTTALPTALERGEFFIEYQPLVHLADGKVHGAEALVRWRHPTHGVLSPDRFIPLAEHTGLIVPLGRWVLEQSVRQARAWQEELAAGAFAGPVRINVNLSPAQLHHPGLVADTVEVLERVGLAPGSLCLEVTESALIGADEDLLKPLRQLAEMGVDIALDDFGTGYSNLANLRRLPVSVLKLDRSFTQGMQQHPADAVDIKIVEGIVSLAHSLELTVTVEGVETGTQADHLRRLGCDTAQGWYYARPGPPEMLHTLSLADAV; this comes from the coding sequence ATGATACCGGCGGAGGTCCCCGACGAAGCGGCGGAACCGGACGGACTGGAGGACCGGCTCAGGCGGTTCGCGACGATCTGGAGCCGGGCGATCTTCCCGGCGACGGCCACGTCGCTGACCCGGCCCGAGTTCGAACAGCATCTGCTGCCCCTGGCACGCCGGTTGAGGGACGCTCTGCACGACAAGATCTTCGACGCCGCGCCCGCGCACGGCGTCGGTGCCGCGCTGGTGGCCGTGCACTGCACGGACCCCGAGACGCTCGCCGGCTCCCTGGGCGTCGTCGACGCCTATCTGGTGCTCTACTGCGGAGCGTCGGCCGACCCGGCCGACGAACTGGCCGCAGAGGAGTTGCGGGCACGCTGCGCCCGGCTCCAGCACGCGCTCGCCGCCGGGTTCGCCCTGGCGCTGCGCGAACGCACCCTCACCGAGCAGGAGGCCATCGCACGCTCCGCGCTCACGGCGCGCGGCGTCGCCGAGGACGCGCTGCACGCCACGGAGGCCCGGTTCCGCGCGGTGTTCGAGGGCGCGGCGATCGGCATCGGCATCGCCGACCTCGACGGCCATGTGCTGGAGGTCAACAACACCCTCACGCAGATGCTCGGCGGCCTCGAACACCATGTCCGCAGCAGGAACGTCAGCGAGTGGGTGCACCCCGACGACGGACCGCAGGTCTGGCGGATGCACGGCGAGCTGGTTCGCGGTGAACGCGAGAGCTTCCGGACGGAGAAACCGTTCTTCCGTAACGACGGCACCGTCCTGTGGACCAACCTGACGGTCTCGCTGCTCCGGGACGTCGACGGGGAACCGCAGTACCAGCTGGCGCTCCTGGAGGACACCACCGAGCGGCGGCTGCTCAATCTGCGGCTGCGCTACGAGGCGACCCACGACGCCCTCACCGGACTGCCCAACAGGACGCTGTTCTTCGAGCGTCTGGAGAAGGCGCTGACCCCCGCCAGGGAGACGCCGAAGGAGCCGGTGGGAGAGACGGTGAAGGCCACCCCGACGCCGACCCGCTTCGGCCTCTGCTACCTCGATCTCGACGGCTTCAAGGCGATCAACGACAGCCTCGGCCACTCCGCCGGGGACCGTATGCTCGTCGAGGTCGCCGACCGGCTCCAGAGCTGCGCCACGGCGCCCGGCGAGATGGTCGCCAGGCTCGGCGGCGACGAGTTCGTGGCCCTGACCACGGGACCCGACTCCGTACGCGAGGTGAACGACCTCGCGTCACGCATCCTCGGCGCGCTCGCCACCCCGATCAGCCTGGACGGCCGGGAGTTCACCGTCCGGGGCAGCATCGGCATCGTCGAGGGCGAGTCGGGGGAGTTCACCGCGGCCGAGGTGCTGCGCAGCGCCGACATCACGATGTACCGGGCCAAGTCGGCGGGCGGCAACCGGTTCGAGCACGCCGACGCCGAGGCCGACGCCCGCGCCATCACCCGGCACGGCCTCACCACGGCGCTGCCGACCGCGCTGGAGCGCGGCGAGTTCTTCATCGAGTACCAGCCACTGGTGCATCTCGCCGACGGCAAGGTGCACGGCGCCGAGGCGCTGGTGCGCTGGAGGCACCCGACCCACGGGGTGCTCAGCCCCGACCGGTTCATCCCGCTCGCCGAGCACACCGGGCTGATCGTGCCGCTCGGGCGCTGGGTGCTGGAACAGTCCGTACGACAGGCCAGGGCGTGGCAGGAGGAGCTGGCGGCCGGCGCGTTCGCGGGTCCGGTGCGGATCAACGTCAACCTCTCACCGGCCCAGCTGCACCACCCCGGCCTCGTCGCCGACACGGTGGAGGTGCTGGAGCGGGTCGGGCTCGCGCCGGGCTCGCTCTGCCTGGAGGTCACCGAGTCCGCGCTGATCGGCGCGGACGAGGATCTGCTCAAACCGCTGCGGCAGCTCGCCGAGATGGGCGTCGACATCGCGCTCGACGACTTCGGCACCGGCTACTCCAACCTCGCCAATCTGCGCAGGCTGCCGGTGAGCGTGCTCAAGCTGGACCGCTCCTTCACCCAGGGAATGCAGCAGCACCCGGCCGACGCGGTCGACATCAAGATCGTCGAGGGGATCGTCTCGCTCGCGCACAGTCTGGAACTGACCGTGACGGTGGAGGGCGTGGAGACCGGGACGCAGGCCGACCACCTGCGAAGGCTGGGCTGCGACACGGCCCAGGGCTGGTACTACGCGCGTCCGGGCCCGCCCGAGATGCTGCACACCCTGTCGCTGGCCGACGCGGTCTGA